From Polyodon spathula isolate WHYD16114869_AA chromosome 24, ASM1765450v1, whole genome shotgun sequence, one genomic window encodes:
- the LOC121299223 gene encoding gonadotropin-releasing hormone II receptor-like: protein MNLSDSLCKHDSAGVYGSVVLQQNFTAYPNSWTQHNNGSAAQLPTFSTAAKTRVGITCVIFLVSAFCNLAVLWSASTNNKRKSHVRMLIINLTAADLLVTFVVMPLDAIWNVTVQWLAGDVACRILMFLKLLAMYACAFVTVVISLDRQSAILNPLAINEAKKKNKFMLLVAWTMSALLSVPQMFIFHSVTITVPQNFTQCTTRGSFKEHWQETAYNMFTFVCLFLLPLAIMILCYSRILIEISKQMTKGNISSKEVHLRRSKNNIPKARMRTLKMSIGIVTSFIVCWTPYYLLGLWYWFSPDVLEETVSHSLTHMLFLFGLFSACLDPITYGLFTIHFTGLKRYCCSTSIMTESETNSTMTSSFRGSASSFRMKRRTVLAHNTQGSSGARNEPERKTGYYSNGNSYLTVYKEGTNDRTHS, encoded by the exons ATGAATCTTTCCGACAGCCTCTGCAAACATGACAGCGCCGGGGTCTATGGGTCTGTTGTGCTCCAGCAAAACTTCACCGCGTACCCGAACTCTTGGACCCAGCATAACAACGGGAGTGCAGCTCAGCTTCCGACTTTCTCCACCGCGGCCAAGACAAGGGTCGGCATTACCTGTGTTATATTCCTGGTGTCCGCTTTCTGCAACCTCGCCGTTCTGTGGTCAGCCAGCACCAATAACAAAAGGAAGTCGCACGTGAGAATGCTTATAATAAACCTGACTGCGGCGGATCTGTTGGTCACTTTTGTTGTCATGCCTCTGGATGCCATCTGGAACGTCACAGTTCAGTGGCTCGCAGGGGACGTTGCTTGCAGGATCCTTATGTTTCTGAAACTCCTGGCGATGTACGCCTGCGCTTTTGTGACTGTGGTCATTAGTTTAGACAGGCAGTCTGCAATCCTCAACCCACTGGCCATCAACGAAgcgaagaagaaaaacaaattcatgcTCTTGGTGGCTTGGACCATGAGCGCGTTGCTGTCAGTTCCACAG ATGTTCATATTTCACAGCGTTACTATCACCGTACCGCAGAACTTCACCCAATGCACCACCAGGGGGAGCTTCAAGGAACACTGGCAGGAGACCGCGTATAACATGTTCACCTTTGTGTGCCTCTTCCTCTTACCTCTGGCCATCATGATCTTGTGCTACTCCAGGATCCTCATTGAGATATCAAAACAAATGACAAAGGGAAACA tatctTCGAAGGAAGTGCACTTGAGGCGATCAAAGAATAATATTCCAAAGGCACGAATGAGAACTTTGAAGATGAGCATCGGCATTGTGACTTCCTTCATTGTCTGCTGGACCCCTTATTACCTTCTGGGGCTGTGGTACTGGTTTTCCCCTGACGTTCTGGAGGAAACCGTCTCCCATTCCCTGACccacatgctgtttttattcgGGCTGTTCAGTGCTTGCCTGGACCCCATCACCTACGGGCTCTTCACCATCCACTTCACCGGCCTCAAACGCTACTGCTGCAGCACCAGTATAATGACGGAGTCAGAAACCAATTCCACCATGACCAGCTCCTTTAGGGGCTCAGCTTCATCGTTCCGTATGAAGAGGCGCACTGTGCTCGCTCACAACACGCAAGGGAGTAGCGGTGCCAGGAACGAGCCGGAGAGAAAGACTGGCTACTACAGCAACGGCAACAGCTATCTCACTGTCTACAAGGAAGGGACCAATGACAGGACTCACTCATGA